In Fusobacterium canifelinum, a genomic segment contains:
- a CDS encoding energy transducer TonB: MKKNDYICLFLSIVINIGIILALTIFSTDETIETDEIKIGLIAVESDATTKFKGEKNVDAKKQNLEADSIEKKAEEDKKREEKPVEKPEEKPVEKPEKEKPEKKVEEDKKAEKTVQVEEKPKTAPKKEKPSLADLKKQISDSQPKTSNGGFSPTADPDGEEVVDRVLQNVTYSNGLVSGSKMGNSEGGLLVDWNDGNRAPEFPQSARASGKHGKLKIKLKVDKAGNVLSYVIVEGSGVPEIDASVERVIGSWRVKLLKKGKPVNGTFYLNYNFNFK, from the coding sequence ATGAAGAAAAATGACTATATTTGTTTATTTTTATCAATAGTTATAAATATAGGTATAATACTTGCTTTAACAATATTTTCAACAGATGAAACAATAGAAACAGATGAAATTAAAATAGGTTTGATAGCGGTTGAATCTGATGCTACTACAAAGTTTAAAGGCGAAAAGAATGTAGATGCTAAAAAACAAAATTTAGAAGCAGATAGTATAGAGAAGAAAGCTGAAGAAGATAAGAAACGGGAAGAAAAACCTGTGGAGAAACCAGAAGAAAAACCAGTTGAAAAGCCTGAAAAAGAAAAGCCAGAAAAAAAAGTAGAAGAAGATAAAAAAGCTGAAAAAACAGTTCAAGTTGAAGAGAAACCTAAGACAGCTCCTAAAAAGGAAAAACCTTCATTAGCAGATTTGAAGAAACAAATATCTGATTCTCAACCTAAAACTTCAAATGGAGGTTTTAGTCCAACTGCTGACCCAGATGGAGAAGAAGTAGTAGATAGAGTTTTACAAAATGTAACATATTCAAATGGTTTAGTATCAGGAAGTAAAATGGGAAATTCAGAAGGTGGACTTTTAGTTGATTGGAATGATGGAAATAGAGCACCAGAATTCCCTCAATCTGCAAGAGCTTCTGGGAAACATGGGAAATTAAAGATTAAGTTAAAAGTTGATAAAGCTGGAAATGTTTTATCTTATGTTATAGTAGAAGGAAGTGGAGTACCAGAAATAGATGCCTCTGTTGAAAGAGTTATAGGAAGTTGGAGAGTAAAACTTCTAAAAAAAGGTAAGCCAGTAAACGGAACATTTTATCTAAATTATAATTTTAATTTTAAATAA